The following coding sequences lie in one Zingiber officinale cultivar Zhangliang chromosome 2B, Zo_v1.1, whole genome shotgun sequence genomic window:
- the LOC122046176 gene encoding cytochrome P450 78A11-like: MALSSASATDSSWWVVTLPAYLGADSPHSDAPVLLFALLIAFVTAGLLSWALSSGGPAWTHGRARRGPVAIPGPRGLPVLGSLLALAGPLPHRTLAALARSISRAKSLMAFSIGSTPAVVSSNPAIAREILSHSSFADRPIKRSARELMFSRAIGFAPSGTYWRLLRRIASSHLFAPRRIAAHEPGRQSDCDAMLSAIASEQRRSGFVALRSHLQNAALNNIMGGVFGQRYDVSRPGGDPEAEGLKAIVRECFDILGAFNFSDHLPWLPSFFDPNSIKSRCATLVPRVRELVHSIISEHRRRGPILNRDSADFVDVLLSLDGDEKLDDDDMIAVLWEMIFRGTDTTALLTEWAMAELVLHPETQAKLRREIDAVVGRGGRTPTDADVARMPFLQAVLKETLRVHPPGPLLSWARLSTDDVHLSNGMVVPAGTTAMVNMWAITHDPAVWDKPESFRPERFVEAEGGVDVDVRGGDLRLAPFGAGRRVCPGMNLGLSTVALWVARLVQAFEWGPAAGAPVDLEEVLKLSMEMKTPLQAVAYPRGADDLAGEA, from the exons ATGGCTCTCAGCTCTGCTTCTGCAACTGACTCCAGCTGGTGGGTCGTCACACTCCCCGCCTACCTCGGCGCTGACTCGCCCCACTCCGACGCTCCCGTCCTCCTCTTCGCCCTCCTCATTGCGTTTGTCACCGCCGGCCTCCTCTCCTGGGCCCTGTCGTCGGGCGGCCCTGCCTGGACGCACGGCCGCGCCCGCCGAGGTCCCGTCGCCATACCGGGACCCCGAGGCCTCCCCGTCCTCGGTTCTCTCCTCGCGCTCGCCGGACCCCTCCCCCACCGCACCCTCGCCGCCCTCGCGCGGTCCATCAGTCGGGCCAAGTCCCTCATGGCTTTCTCCATCGGCTCCACTCCCGCCGTAGTCTCCTCGAACCCCGCCATCGCCCGCGAGATTCTCTCCCACTCCTCCTTCGCCGACCGACCCATCAAGCGCTCCGCCCGCGAGCTCATGTTCTCCCGCGCCATCGGCTTCGCCCCCAGCGGCACCTACTGGCGCCTACTCCGCCGCATCGCCTCCTCCCACCTCTTCGCCCCCCGCCGCATCGCCGCCCACGAGCCCGGCCGCCAGTCCGACTGTGACGCCATGCTCTCCGCCATAGCCTCTGAACAGCGTCGCTCGGGCTTCGTCGCCCTCCGCTCCCACCTCCAGAACGCGGCGCTCAACAACATCATGGGCGGCGTCTTCGGCCAGCGCTACGACGTATCTCGCCCAGGCGGCGATCCGGAGGCGGAGGGGCTCAAGGCCATAGTGAGGGAGTGCTTCGACATCCTCGGGGCCTTCAACTTTTCCGACCACCTCCCATGGCTGCCAAGCTTTTTCGACCCCAACAGCATCAAGAGCCGCTGCGCCACCCTCGTGCCTCGCGTCCGCGAGCTGGTGCACAGCATCATCTCCGAGCACCGCCGCCGCGGGCCCATCCTCAACCGGGATAGCGCCGACTTCGTCGACGTCCTCCTGTCCCTCGACGGGGACGAGAAGCTCGATGACGACGACATGATCGCCGTGCTTTGG GAAATGATCTTCCGCGGAACCGACACGACCGCGCTGCTAACGGAATGGGCCATGGCCGAACTGGTGCTGCACCCTGAGACGCAGGCCAAGCTCCGCCGAGAGATCGACGCCGTCGTGGGGCGCGGCGGCCGCACCCCGACCGACGCCGACGTGGCGCGGATGCCTTTCCTGCAGGCCGTGCTCAAGGAGACTCTCCGCGTCCACCCGCCCGGCCCGCTCCTCTCCTGGGCCCGCCTCTCCACCGACGACGTCCACCTCAGCAACGGAATGGTCGTCCCCGCGGGGACCACCGCCATGGTGAACATGTGGGCCATCACCCATGATCCGGCGGTCTGGGATAAGCCCGAGTCGTTCCGGCCCGAGCGATTCGTAGAGGCGGAGGGCGGCGTCGACGTGGACGTGCGCGGCGGCGACCTGCGCCTCGCGCCTTTCGGCGCCGGCCGCCGCGTCTGCCCCGGGATGAACCTGGGCCTCTCGACCGTCGCTCTGTGGGTGGCGCGGCTGGTGCAGGCGTTCGAGTGGGGCCCGGCTGCAGGTGCTCCCGTCGACCTGGAGGAGGTGCTGAAGCTGTCCATGGAGATGAAGACCCCTCTGCAAGCGGTCGCCTACCCCCGTGGCGCCGACGACCTCGCCGGGGAGGCCTAA